TGTCTCTTTCACTTGGGTAACTGGGCTGCGGCTGCGGCGGACTTGGAAGAATATTTGGCAAAGGTTCCGAATACCGTGCATACGGCAGAGGCCCTTTTTCATTTGGGCAGTTGTTACGAAGAGATGGGACGCTACGTGGATGCGGCAAATGCTTACCGGGCCTGTCTGGACGCCCCTGACAGGCAACAGTGGGCGCCTCATGCGGCTTATTCCGGAGCCTGGGCCCTTTACAAGGCCGGGGTTTTTGAAGAGAGTCTGGAACTCTTTGAGCTGACGAAACAGCTGTTTGCTGCCTCCTTGCCGGAAGATAGTCTGGATTACGGGATAGCATCCTGTTTGAAAGATCTGGGCCGCGATGGGGAAGCGATTGATTATTTGCGCCGACTTCTCAATTCGGAACAGATCTCAGAGTGGAGGGCTCGAGCAGCACTGACCCTGGGACAGATGCAATACAAGAAAGAGCTGTACGCCGAGAGCGCGGAATCTTTCAGAAAGGGTTTGGCCCTGTGCCCCGACCCAATGGGGGCGCTAAAGAATGAGCTGCGCTATCAGATGGGCTGGGCCGCGACCCGTCTGGGTGAGATGGAGGAGGCGCTGAGCTTGTTTCAAAAGGTGGCTGACTCCGGTTCTGACGCACTTCTCAGGGTGAGCGCATGGTGTCGTATCGGAGAGGCGTACTTTGACCAAGAGGAATATGAATCCGCGGTGCATGCCTATGACCAGGTGCTGAAAGATTTTCCCGAAAGTTATTTGGCGGATCAGGCTCAGTATTACTTGGGTTGGGCCCTGCTCAAACAGGAAAAGTTTGATGCCGCAGTTCTGGCCTTCAAAAGCCTTTTGGCAAATTATCCGGCTAGCTCTTGGATCGACGACGCGCTCTTTCGCCTGGGAGCGGCGTATTACCAAAAGAGGGATTACGAGCGTGCACAGGAGCACTTTGCTCGTCTAGTGCAGGAGTACCCGGAGAGTTTGTTTGTGTGGGAGGCGCGCTTTCAACAGGCGAACTGTCTGTTTAACCGGGGGGAATACAAGGCCGCCGCGGTGCTTTACGAGCAAGTCTTCCGGAGCGCCCCGAGCCTTCGATCCCGCGAACTTGCAAGCTACCAGATGGGTTGGACTGCACATCATCAGGGATTTGAGGACTTAGCCTTCGCGATTTTTCAGGATCATGTGAATAGCTTTCCCGAGTCGCCTTTGCGCCAAGACTGTCTTTTTTGGCTGGCTGAGCAGAAATACAACCGGGGACTCTATGCAGAGGCGCGCGAGGCCTTTGATCAACTGCTGAACGAAGGGCCGCGTCACGAATTAGTGGACGATGCCCTCTATTGGATTGCCTGGAGCTTTGTGGAGGAGGGAAATCAGCAGGAGGCCCAGGAAATCTTTGTGGGTTTGGCCCAGGAATTTCCAGGAAGTCCTTTGGCCCCCGAGGCTGCAATGGCGGCCGCTTCGCTTGCCAAGGAAAATGGAGACCTTCATTTTGCCGAAGACCAGTATGTTTGGGTGAAAACGAATTACCCGGGCACGCGTTTTGAGGCCATGGCCCAGAACCAGTTGGCCCAGCTCTTTCAGGATCGGGGCCGGTTGGAAGATGCTGTAGGCATGCTGCAGGATGCTCTCAAAGAGGCGCCGGATGCCCTTGCGCCTGAGCTGCAGTATCGCATCGGGGATTGTTACGAGGGGATGGGAAATCTGGATAATGCTCTTTTGGCCTACTTGAAGGTAGACTATCTCTATCCCCAGCAGGAGGCCTGGGTGAGTCGTGCGCGATTACGTGCGGCGCAGATATTTGAGGACAGGTCCCAGTGGCAGCAGGCAACGAATATGTACCAGAAGCTCGTTCAGGGTGATGTAGAGCTGGCTGCCTATGCATCTGAGAGGCTGGGGTGGATACGTAAAAACCAGGATCGCGAGGAGGGGTTTGATGATTGACTTGATGATTAAAGGGGGACCGATCATGATCCCCATCCTGCTGTGTTCCGTGTTGAGCGTGGCGGTTATTTTGGAGCGTCTTTACCATATGCAGCGTGCGACTATCAACACCCCCTCATTCTTGGAGGATGTGGTCTCACGTCTTCAGAGAAACAAATTGATGGAGGCCATTGATATTTGCGAACGTACTTCGGGACCAGTGGCGCACGTGGTGAAAGCCGCGGTCCTTAAACACGATCGATCCCGGCAGGAGATGCGTGAGGCCGTTGAGGAAGCCGGGATGCAGGAGATTCCGCGTCTCAACAAGAATCTGGGCATTCTCTCCACCATTGCCCAGATTGCCCCCTTGTTGGGGCTTTTAGGTACAGTGGCAGGCATGATCAGTGCGTTTCAGGTGATTCAAGAAAAGGCCAGTGCCCTCTATCCGGTGAGCCCCGGGGATTTGGCCGGCGGTATCAGCCAGGCCCTCATTACCACCATGGCTGGTTTGATGGTGGCGATCCCGACCTTTGTTGCTTATCACTATTTTACGAGCCGGGCCAATCAAATGATTATGGAGATGGATAGAAGCGGGGCATCGGTCATTAACCTGCTATCTGAGAAGGAGGTCTACGTTTGAGCGATGATTTCCGGATCTTCGGGAGTGGCCGGTTAAGACCCATTCCAACCCGGCCGATCGACATTGGGCTGGCGCCTCTTGTGGACGTTATCTTTTTGTTATTGATCTTCTTTATGCTGACTTCAACCTTTGTCAGACAGTCGGCAATTCAAATAAATTTGCCTAAGGCAGTTACCAGTGACGTGGTACAGATGCAGGAGACGGTGATTTTGGTAACCCGGGACAACCTGCTTTACGTGGATGGGCAAATCGAGACCTTGGAATCCCTGGAAAAGGCTTTGGGCGCTTTGAGCTCCAAGGGAGAACGCGCGGTTGTGATCAAGGCAGACCGGGCGGCATCATTAGGCCGGGTGGTCGAGGTTTTTGATACCTGCCGGCGTGGCGGGATATCGCAAGTCCATATTGCCACAAACCAGGAGCTCAGGTAGCTCCATGCGTGTTC
This region of Candidatus Omnitrophota bacterium genomic DNA includes:
- a CDS encoding tetratricopeptide repeat protein, whose protein sequence is MCRTHIARAAWLPGILSDCILAVCALGLVSSALCWAQSEADPYLARQAFNDGFYEVAARQFEELLNNPMSRPEQNEIVLMLAQSYMHLGKYALALHRLEALLDRKDNPDEIRSGAMYWMAEVYVHHKDFRKAREWYDKVTEAFPTLPISQHAQYSRAWTYVLEGDFAGAYEQFSLLEGSLSNLDLLWDVRFKRAQCLFHLGNWAAAAADLEEYLAKVPNTVHTAEALFHLGSCYEEMGRYVDAANAYRACLDAPDRQQWAPHAAYSGAWALYKAGVFEESLELFELTKQLFAASLPEDSLDYGIASCLKDLGRDGEAIDYLRRLLNSEQISEWRARAALTLGQMQYKKELYAESAESFRKGLALCPDPMGALKNELRYQMGWAATRLGEMEEALSLFQKVADSGSDALLRVSAWCRIGEAYFDQEEYESAVHAYDQVLKDFPESYLADQAQYYLGWALLKQEKFDAAVLAFKSLLANYPASSWIDDALFRLGAAYYQKRDYERAQEHFARLVQEYPESLFVWEARFQQANCLFNRGEYKAAAVLYEQVFRSAPSLRSRELASYQMGWTAHHQGFEDLAFAIFQDHVNSFPESPLRQDCLFWLAEQKYNRGLYAEAREAFDQLLNEGPRHELVDDALYWIAWSFVEEGNQQEAQEIFVGLAQEFPGSPLAPEAAMAAASLAKENGDLHFAEDQYVWVKTNYPGTRFEAMAQNQLAQLFQDRGRLEDAVGMLQDALKEAPDALAPELQYRIGDCYEGMGNLDNALLAYLKVDYLYPQQEAWVSRARLRAAQIFEDRSQWQQATNMYQKLVQGDVELAAYASERLGWIRKNQDREEGFDD
- a CDS encoding MotA/TolQ/ExbB proton channel family protein; translated protein: MIDLMIKGGPIMIPILLCSVLSVAVILERLYHMQRATINTPSFLEDVVSRLQRNKLMEAIDICERTSGPVAHVVKAAVLKHDRSRQEMREAVEEAGMQEIPRLNKNLGILSTIAQIAPLLGLLGTVAGMISAFQVIQEKASALYPVSPGDLAGGISQALITTMAGLMVAIPTFVAYHYFTSRANQMIMEMDRSGASVINLLSEKEVYV
- a CDS encoding biopolymer transporter ExbD, which produces MSDDFRIFGSGRLRPIPTRPIDIGLAPLVDVIFLLLIFFMLTSTFVRQSAIQINLPKAVTSDVVQMQETVILVTRDNLLYVDGQIETLESLEKALGALSSKGERAVVIKADRAASLGRVVEVFDTCRRGGISQVHIATNQELR